One stretch of Planctomycetaceae bacterium DNA includes these proteins:
- a CDS encoding carbon-nitrogen hydrolase family protein: protein MKTFRDIAPAFLENFKTFAQQTREASAKAVGKDGQRGIVAGMYQMANHCDGEKGKQANTERICRAVAALAKRGVKLLACPEMCLQGYFTWVNGDADKARAAGRNLADDAATSSQIAQLRKAARAAGMVLVFGFSEKASGGKKVFNSIGVIDADGKWLGSHRKNPLFPWDFETKVFDEPPKADRVSVFKTKAATIGVTNCFDGSFPETIRALRLAGAEMLVWCNAAVGDPVMGNFDRVPTASSYATAHNMPVVCCNGAAENLSGTSNICAAGGVPMVVLPPGEEGYGVATVNLAAAANWEIYRTRLVLKPKAQTPRP from the coding sequence GTGAAGACGTTTCGTGATATCGCCCCAGCGTTTCTGGAGAACTTTAAGACGTTCGCACAGCAGACGCGCGAGGCGTCAGCCAAGGCTGTCGGCAAAGACGGCCAGCGCGGGATCGTAGCCGGCATGTACCAGATGGCCAACCACTGCGACGGCGAAAAAGGCAAGCAAGCCAACACCGAGCGCATCTGCCGCGCCGTGGCCGCGCTGGCCAAGCGGGGCGTGAAGCTGCTGGCCTGCCCCGAAATGTGCCTTCAGGGATACTTCACCTGGGTCAACGGCGACGCCGACAAGGCCCGCGCGGCTGGGCGAAACCTTGCCGACGACGCGGCGACCTCGTCGCAGATCGCCCAGTTGCGCAAGGCCGCCCGCGCGGCTGGGATGGTGCTGGTCTTTGGCTTCTCCGAGAAAGCATCGGGGGGCAAGAAGGTCTTCAACTCCATCGGCGTCATCGACGCTGACGGCAAATGGCTGGGCTCGCACCGCAAGAATCCGCTGTTCCCGTGGGACTTCGAGACCAAGGTCTTCGACGAGCCGCCCAAGGCCGACCGCGTGTCGGTCTTCAAAACGAAGGCCGCCACCATCGGCGTGACCAACTGCTTCGACGGCTCCTTCCCCGAGACCATCCGCGCCCTGCGCCTGGCCGGGGCCGAGATGCTCGTCTGGTGCAACGCGGCCGTGGGCGATCCGGTGATGGGCAACTTCGACCGCGTGCCCACCGCGTCGTCGTACGCCACCGCGCACAACATGCCTGTCGTCTGCTGCAACGGGGCTGCGGAGAACCTTTCCGGCACCAGCAACATCTGCGCCGCCGGCGGCGTGCCGATGGTCGTGCTGCCTCCGGGCGAGGAAGGCTACGGCGTGGCGACGGTGAATCTCGCGGCGGCCGCCAACTGGGAAATCTATCGCACGCGATTGGTGCTCAAACCCAAGGCCCAGACCCCGCGGCCGTAA
- a CDS encoding DUF721 domain-containing protein, giving the protein MDDSQLRTVWQQRQKQDRAVALAEPLATLMKRTLSKRYSQFGALARLWDEMIPQSIAEHTALESFSRGVLTVMVDSAAHRFQLQTLLSGGVTKAIQSRFGGALNKIRLIPGQFFSLDDAGQQRYQF; this is encoded by the coding sequence ATGGACGATTCACAACTGCGAACAGTCTGGCAGCAGCGCCAAAAGCAAGACCGCGCCGTCGCTCTGGCCGAGCCTCTGGCGACGCTCATGAAACGCACGCTCTCCAAGCGATATTCGCAGTTCGGCGCCCTGGCCAGGCTGTGGGACGAGATGATCCCGCAGTCCATCGCCGAACACACCGCCCTGGAAAGCTTCAGCCGCGGCGTGCTGACGGTGATGGTCGACTCGGCCGCCCACCGCTTCCAACTCCAAACGCTGCTGTCGGGCGGCGTGACCAAGGCCATCCAGTCCCGATTCGGCGGCGCCCTGAACAAGATCCGCCTGATCCCCGGACAGTTCTTCAGCCTCGACGACGCCGGACAACAGCGGTATCAGTTCTAA
- a CDS encoding thioredoxin family protein, with protein MKNDRAGLKLIVLALVIGGAGLAYRGCNRPGPQGASSNLPWLEDFEAAKAAAAASGKPMLVDFTGSDWCGWCIKLDNEVFSKPAFEAYARENLILVKLDFPKRKELPAAIKSQNESLSRQYGVRGFPTILLVSPDGGVIARTGYRPGGAESYVEHLKTLLSKRS; from the coding sequence ATGAAGAACGACCGCGCGGGGCTCAAGCTGATCGTGTTGGCGTTGGTTATCGGAGGCGCGGGTTTGGCCTATCGCGGCTGCAACAGGCCCGGACCGCAGGGCGCTTCGAGTAATCTGCCGTGGTTGGAGGATTTCGAAGCGGCCAAGGCCGCCGCCGCGGCTTCGGGCAAGCCGATGCTCGTGGATTTTACCGGCAGCGACTGGTGCGGCTGGTGCATCAAGCTCGATAACGAGGTCTTCTCAAAGCCCGCCTTCGAGGCCTACGCGCGGGAGAACCTCATCCTGGTGAAGCTGGATTTCCCCAAGCGCAAGGAACTGCCCGCGGCGATCAAGAGCCAGAACGAATCATTGTCCCGCCAGTATGGCGTGCGGGGATTCCCAACCATCCTGCTGGTGAGCCCCGACGGCGGCGTGATCGCGCGGACCGGGTACAGGCCCGGCGGGGCCGAGAGCTATGTCGAGCATCTCAAGACGCTGCTGAGCAAGCGGTCTTAA
- a CDS encoding M90 family metallopeptidase has protein sequence MNTDLLILILVVASLLAAGAAWPLLRRRRRHVLMRQPFPPEWVDILNANLPVYRAMPSRLKATLHGLTHVLLAEKNFEGCGGLTLTHEMRLTIAAQAAMLLLNGRGRFFPRCQSILVYPDAYTAPSHVPAAGGFVIEEEEDRLGESWRSGAVVVSWDSLLAESRDRRWGSLVLHEFAHQLDQECGEAEGIPALEPEQARRWQEVFGREYRRLVRKVEQDRDDAVLDEYGATDPAEFFAVATETFFTQPQQLKRVHDELYRELARFYRVDPAAWDWQK, from the coding sequence ATGAACACCGACCTTCTCATCCTGATTCTCGTCGTCGCGTCGCTTCTGGCGGCGGGCGCCGCCTGGCCGCTGCTGCGCCGACGGCGGCGACACGTGCTCATGCGCCAGCCGTTCCCGCCGGAGTGGGTCGACATCCTCAACGCCAACCTGCCCGTCTATCGCGCAATGCCCTCACGCCTGAAAGCGACGCTTCACGGCCTGACGCACGTGCTGCTGGCTGAGAAGAACTTCGAAGGCTGCGGCGGGCTGACCCTCACGCACGAGATGCGCCTGACGATCGCCGCCCAGGCGGCGATGCTGCTGCTCAACGGGCGCGGGCGGTTCTTCCCCCGCTGCCAGTCGATCCTCGTCTACCCCGACGCGTACACCGCCCCCAGCCACGTGCCCGCCGCCGGCGGATTTGTCATTGAAGAAGAGGAGGATCGGCTCGGCGAGTCCTGGAGAAGCGGGGCCGTCGTCGTCAGCTGGGACTCGCTGCTGGCCGAGTCCCGCGACCGGCGATGGGGAAGCCTCGTGCTGCACGAGTTCGCCCACCAGCTCGACCAGGAGTGCGGCGAGGCCGAAGGTATCCCCGCGCTGGAGCCCGAGCAGGCGCGGCGATGGCAGGAAGTCTTCGGCCGCGAGTACCGCCGCCTGGTGCGAAAGGTCGAGCAGGATCGCGACGACGCCGTGCTCGACGAATATGGCGCGACAGACCCGGCCGAGTTCTTCGCCGTGGCGACCGAGACCTTCTTCACGCAGCCGCAGCAGCTCAAACGCGTCCACGATGAATTGTACCGCGAGCTGGCCCGTTTCTACCGCGTGGACCCAGCCGCCTGGGACTGGCAGAAGTAG
- a CDS encoding peptidylprolyl isomerase produces MTIRTMFCVIALAAAVGCDGMHMPGMTRDPSPPAAPVVQPAPAAAPVAPARPLDAPVMANVNGRPIYMRQLHDVLVQVYGMRFAQQLVINELVRQAAADKGVAITEQDVADETERAVQEAFPSVSDPQQRSRLLDEMLVKRQLPRQQWDMAMQRNAMLRKMTPLDIAITESDLRAAYDRKYTRQVVIRHIQVATLDDAQKVLTTVTSGQDFAQTAARFSTNESRSNGGLLPPFGKSSGDIPAALREVALSLRKVGEISNPIQVGAAFHIIRLEKIIEPPAAKFETVKNALTLDLRQEKIRATQQALLAEIIRRANVERKIEFVDPILKARTIEESGQ; encoded by the coding sequence ATGACGATTCGGACGATGTTCTGCGTGATCGCTCTGGCGGCGGCTGTGGGGTGCGACGGCATGCACATGCCGGGCATGACGCGGGACCCTTCGCCGCCGGCGGCGCCGGTGGTTCAGCCGGCCCCAGCAGCGGCGCCCGTCGCACCGGCCAGGCCTCTTGACGCACCGGTCATGGCCAACGTCAACGGCAGGCCGATCTACATGCGGCAGCTTCACGACGTGCTGGTACAGGTCTATGGAATGCGCTTCGCCCAGCAACTGGTCATCAACGAGCTCGTGCGCCAGGCGGCCGCAGACAAGGGCGTGGCGATTACCGAGCAGGACGTGGCCGACGAGACGGAGCGGGCGGTGCAGGAGGCGTTTCCCAGCGTCAGCGACCCGCAGCAGCGCAGCCGCCTGCTGGACGAGATGCTCGTCAAGCGTCAACTGCCCCGCCAGCAGTGGGACATGGCCATGCAGCGCAACGCCATGCTTCGCAAGATGACGCCGCTGGACATCGCCATCACCGAGTCAGACCTGCGGGCGGCGTACGACCGCAAATACACGCGCCAGGTGGTCATCCGCCACATCCAGGTGGCCACGCTCGACGATGCCCAGAAGGTGCTGACGACGGTCACCAGCGGGCAGGACTTCGCCCAGACCGCCGCGCGATTCTCCACCAACGAGTCGCGCAGCAACGGCGGGCTGCTGCCGCCTTTCGGCAAGAGCAGCGGCGACATTCCCGCGGCGCTGCGCGAGGTGGCCCTGTCGCTCAGGAAGGTCGGCGAGATCTCCAACCCCATCCAGGTCGGCGCCGCGTTCCATATCATTCGCCTCGAAAAGATCATCGAGCCGCCGGCGGCGAAGTTCGAGACTGTCAAGAACGCCCTGACGCTGGACCTGAGGCAGGAGAAGATCCGCGCCACGCAGCAGGCGCTGCTGGCCGAGATCATCCGCCGCGCCAACGTCGAGCGCAAGATCGAGTTCGTCGACCCGATCCTCAAGGCCCGCACCATCGAGGAGAGCGGGCAGTGA
- a CDS encoding valine--tRNA ligase, which yields MPAELAKIFEPKAVESEVYSRWMKQRAFAADPEAAGESYCIVIPPPNVTAALHLGHALNNTLQDVLIRFRRMQQYNTLWMPGTDHAGIATQTVVEKRILAEEGKRRTDFAREDFIARVQAWKDEYEKRIINQLELMGCSCDWDRTRFTMDEVCARAVRETFFRLFADGLIYRGKRLVNWDVATQTVLADDEVEHETVQGNFYYLRYPLVDGGKVETLTVATTRPETMLGDTAIAMNPRDPRAAALVGKMVRLPIVGRLIPIIADEHVVLPNPESEDEKARFSTGFLKVTPAHDPDDYAIRERRNAACPESPIDIINVLAPDGTISDKHGWTDWDAVKNPDVENIVGMDRFEAREAVVEFFRREKLLEDVRPYTHEVGHSYRSHVPIEPYLSDQWYVAVKKPISNLKSQIADVKKELTEDRDGVTYLKDTDVPVNSLAGLALAPLMDGRVKFTPDRYATNYRTWLENLRDWPISRQLWWGHQIPVWSRDVELPAEVKPEKVWHEPIPGKGGHEDDAQMVAALDRAVNGDFDVDFRRFNVRYILHCEEQPDNDGGMRTWICLDHDHPDAVAWLERCGWKRDGDVLDTWFSSALWPFSTLGWPEQTDALKKYYPGDVLCTAREIITLWVSRMVMMGQYCAGDIPFTDVFIHAMIQDGEGRKMSKSLGNGIDPLDIIDSHGADAMRFTLVSMTTQTQDVRMPVQKMKLPDGREVNSSPKFDVGRNFCNKLWNAARFAMMNIAGAPAWSQIRPTADLSDAWILSRLNATIAQATASIEAFRFNEVADTLYHFMWDEFCDWYLEIAKNRINAGQQDPKAVVAHCLDVLLRLMHPIIPFITEAIWQNLNDVCPVRGPGAAEAEPLLVRAQWPMADSAAINENAQQNFEMLQEIIRQVRNVRTQHNVPPSRRIDVAIEADGHVKELLTQNADLLRFLAQVETVAFRQGNEPAPVNAAAVVAAGAKLYVLDVVDATAETARLTKQAQTLEKGIAGIQAKLGNEKFLANARADIVAKERQRLDQLQADLAHVQASLKALG from the coding sequence ATGCCCGCTGAACTTGCCAAGATCTTCGAGCCCAAAGCCGTCGAGTCGGAAGTGTACAGCCGCTGGATGAAACAGCGGGCGTTCGCCGCCGACCCGGAGGCCGCCGGCGAGTCGTACTGCATCGTCATCCCCCCGCCCAACGTCACCGCCGCCCTGCACCTGGGCCACGCGTTGAACAACACGCTGCAGGACGTGCTGATCCGCTTTCGCCGGATGCAGCAGTACAACACGCTGTGGATGCCCGGGACCGACCACGCGGGCATCGCTACGCAGACGGTCGTCGAGAAGCGGATCCTGGCCGAGGAGGGCAAACGCCGCACCGACTTCGCCCGCGAAGACTTCATCGCCCGCGTGCAGGCCTGGAAAGACGAGTACGAGAAACGCATCATCAACCAGCTCGAGCTGATGGGCTGCTCGTGCGACTGGGACCGCACCCGATTCACCATGGACGAAGTCTGCGCCCGCGCCGTCCGCGAGACGTTCTTCCGCCTCTTCGCCGACGGCCTCATCTACCGCGGCAAACGCCTGGTGAACTGGGACGTGGCCACCCAGACCGTCCTGGCCGACGACGAAGTCGAGCACGAGACCGTGCAAGGCAACTTCTACTACCTGCGATATCCCCTCGTCGACGGCGGCAAGGTGGAAACACTAACGGTTGCCACGACGCGGCCGGAGACGATGCTGGGGGATACGGCCATTGCCATGAACCCGCGCGACCCGCGGGCGGCGGCGCTGGTGGGCAAGATGGTTCGCCTGCCGATCGTCGGGCGGCTGATCCCGATCATCGCCGACGAGCACGTCGTGCTGCCCAACCCCGAAAGCGAAGACGAGAAGGCCCGCTTCTCGACGGGCTTCCTTAAAGTCACGCCCGCGCACGATCCGGACGACTACGCCATTCGCGAGCGCCGCAATGCGGCCTGCCCCGAGTCCCCCATCGACATCATCAACGTGCTGGCGCCTGACGGCACGATCAGCGACAAGCACGGCTGGACGGATTGGGACGCTGTCAAGAATCCCGACGTGGAGAACATCGTCGGCATGGACCGCTTCGAGGCCCGCGAGGCCGTCGTCGAGTTCTTCCGCCGCGAAAAGCTGCTCGAAGACGTGCGGCCGTACACGCACGAAGTCGGGCACAGCTACCGCAGCCACGTGCCCATCGAGCCGTATCTGAGCGATCAGTGGTATGTGGCCGTGAAGAAGCCGATCTCAAATCTGAAATCTCAAATTGCAGATGTGAAGAAGGAACTGACCGAAGATCGCGACGGCGTCACGTACCTCAAAGACACCGACGTGCCGGTTAACTCATTGGCCGGCCTGGCGCTGGCCCCGCTGATGGACGGCCGCGTGAAGTTCACGCCCGATCGCTACGCGACCAACTACCGCACGTGGCTGGAGAACCTGCGAGACTGGCCAATCTCCCGCCAGCTCTGGTGGGGGCACCAGATCCCCGTCTGGTCGCGCGATGTGGAATTGCCTGCGGAAGTGAAACCCGAGAAGGTCTGGCATGAACCGATTCCCGGCAAGGGCGGACACGAAGACGATGCGCAAATGGTTGCGGCACTCGACCGCGCCGTCAACGGAGACTTTGACGTCGACTTCAGGCGATTCAACGTCCGGTACATCCTGCACTGCGAAGAACAACCGGATAATGACGGGGGGATGCGCACGTGGATTTGCCTGGATCACGATCATCCGGACGCGGTCGCATGGCTCGAACGATGCGGTTGGAAGCGAGATGGCGACGTGCTGGACACATGGTTCTCGTCCGCCCTGTGGCCGTTCAGCACGCTGGGCTGGCCCGAGCAAACGGATGCTTTGAAGAAGTACTATCCTGGCGACGTGCTTTGCACGGCGCGCGAGATCATCACGCTCTGGGTCAGCCGCATGGTCATGATGGGGCAGTACTGTGCGGGCGATATCCCCTTCACCGACGTGTTCATCCACGCGATGATCCAGGACGGCGAAGGGCGAAAGATGTCCAAGAGCCTGGGCAACGGGATCGATCCGCTGGACATCATCGACAGCCACGGGGCGGATGCGATGCGGTTCACGCTGGTGAGCATGACCACGCAGACTCAGGACGTGCGCATGCCTGTGCAGAAGATGAAGCTGCCCGACGGCCGCGAGGTCAACTCCTCGCCCAAGTTCGACGTCGGCCGCAACTTCTGCAACAAGCTCTGGAACGCAGCGCGGTTTGCGATGATGAACATCGCCGGCGCCCCGGCCTGGAGCCAGATCCGCCCGACGGCGGACTTGTCCGACGCGTGGATCCTCAGCCGCCTCAACGCGACGATCGCGCAGGCGACCGCCTCGATCGAGGCGTTCCGATTTAACGAAGTCGCCGACACGCTCTACCACTTTATGTGGGATGAGTTCTGCGACTGGTACCTCGAGATCGCCAAGAACCGCATCAACGCCGGCCAGCAGGATCCCAAGGCCGTCGTCGCCCACTGCCTCGACGTGCTGCTGCGGCTGATGCACCCGATCATCCCGTTCATCACCGAGGCGATCTGGCAGAATCTTAACGACGTCTGCCCCGTCCGCGGACCCGGCGCCGCCGAGGCCGAACCGCTGCTGGTGCGGGCGCAGTGGCCGATGGCTGACAGCGCCGCGATCAACGAGAACGCTCAGCAGAATTTCGAGATGCTGCAGGAGATCATCCGCCAGGTCCGCAACGTCCGCACGCAGCATAACGTCCCGCCCTCGCGACGCATCGACGTGGCGATCGAGGCCGACGGGCACGTGAAAGAGCTGCTCACGCAAAATGCCGACCTGCTGCGATTCCTCGCCCAGGTCGAGACCGTCGCGTTCAGACAAGGCAACGAGCCCGCCCCGGTCAATGCTGCCGCCGTCGTCGCCGCCGGGGCCAAGCTCTACGTGCTGGACGTGGTGGACGCAACCGCCGAGACGGCGCGGCTGACCAAGCAGGCCCAGACGCTGGAGAAAGGCATCGCCGGGATCCAGGCCAAGCTGGGCAATGAGAAGTTCCTCGCCAATGCCCGAGCGGACATCGTGGCCAAAGAGCGTCAGCGCCTCGATCAGCTCCAGGCCGATCTGGCCCACGTGCAAGCGTCGCTCAAAGCGCTGGGATAG
- the cimA gene encoding citramalate synthase, producing MSNEQPRIQIYDTTLRDGSQAEGVSLSLEDKVLIARALDELGVDYIEGGYPLSNPKDEAFFSAVKERTIASAKIAAFGMTRRKGVAAADDVGMKALLASGAPVITIVGKCWDLHARDVLDVSEQENKAMIADSVACCVAAGREVIFDAEHFFDGWRANRAFALGALQAAAEAGAACLALCDTNGGSRPDHVQQIVSEVCAALPNVRVGIHCHNDSGLAVANSLAAVAGGATHVQGTINGIGERCGNADLIAVIAALTLKYGRRCLGEDRLVRLTEVSRYVYEVTNLNFRPDQPYVGSAAFAHKAGMHVHAVRRNPVTYEHVDPAVVGNTRRILVSELSGTSNIAALTDARFGIASDRQAQKKVLDALMQMESQGYQFEAAEASYDVLVRKTLAGKWYRQFWELDHFRCIIQKHNAGKAVTEATVKLTIDGQAHHEVCEGGGPVDSLYGALRAALRRRHPGVDDLHLVDYKVRVVNTAAETAAKVRVVIDWHDEHGKGYFGSVGVSENIIEASWLALVDAVEYKLLHEMEVG from the coding sequence ATGAGCAACGAACAACCCAGAATCCAGATATACGACACCACCCTCCGCGACGGATCGCAAGCCGAAGGCGTCAGCCTCTCCCTCGAAGACAAGGTGCTCATCGCACGCGCCCTGGACGAGCTGGGCGTGGACTACATCGAGGGCGGATACCCGCTGAGCAACCCCAAGGACGAAGCCTTCTTCTCGGCCGTCAAGGAACGCACCATCGCCAGCGCGAAAATCGCCGCCTTTGGAATGACCCGCCGCAAGGGCGTCGCCGCGGCTGACGACGTGGGCATGAAAGCCCTGCTGGCCAGCGGCGCCCCCGTCATCACGATCGTCGGCAAGTGCTGGGACCTGCACGCCCGCGACGTGCTGGACGTCAGCGAGCAGGAAAACAAGGCGATGATCGCCGACTCGGTGGCCTGCTGCGTCGCGGCAGGGCGCGAGGTCATCTTCGACGCCGAACACTTCTTCGACGGATGGCGGGCCAACCGCGCCTTTGCCCTGGGCGCCCTGCAGGCCGCCGCCGAAGCCGGCGCCGCCTGCCTGGCCCTGTGCGACACCAACGGCGGCTCCCGACCCGACCACGTGCAGCAGATCGTCTCGGAAGTCTGCGCCGCCCTGCCCAACGTCCGCGTGGGAATTCACTGCCATAACGACTCGGGACTGGCCGTGGCCAATTCGCTGGCGGCCGTCGCGGGCGGGGCCACCCACGTCCAGGGCACCATCAACGGCATCGGCGAGCGGTGCGGCAACGCCGACCTCATCGCCGTCATCGCCGCGCTGACGCTCAAGTACGGCCGCCGCTGCCTGGGCGAAGACCGCCTCGTGCGCCTGACGGAAGTCAGCCGCTACGTCTACGAAGTGACGAATCTGAACTTCCGCCCGGACCAGCCTTATGTCGGCTCGGCGGCATTCGCCCACAAGGCGGGCATGCACGTGCATGCGGTGCGTCGCAACCCGGTGACGTACGAGCACGTCGACCCGGCCGTCGTCGGAAACACGCGACGCATCCTCGTCAGCGAGCTCTCGGGCACCAGCAACATCGCCGCGCTGACCGACGCGCGGTTCGGGATCGCCTCCGACCGCCAGGCGCAGAAGAAGGTCCTCGACGCCCTGATGCAGATGGAAAGCCAGGGCTATCAGTTCGAGGCCGCCGAGGCCAGCTACGACGTGCTCGTGCGAAAGACCCTCGCCGGCAAGTGGTATCGCCAGTTCTGGGAACTGGACCACTTCCGCTGCATCATCCAGAAGCACAACGCCGGCAAGGCGGTCACTGAAGCCACCGTCAAGCTGACGATCGACGGCCAGGCGCACCATGAAGTCTGTGAAGGCGGCGGGCCGGTCGATTCGCTCTACGGCGCGCTGCGCGCCGCGCTGCGGCGTCGCCACCCCGGCGTCGACGACCTGCACCTGGTCGACTACAAAGTGCGCGTGGTGAACACCGCCGCCGAGACGGCCGCCAAGGTGCGCGTCGTGATCGACTGGCACGACGAGCACGGCAAAGGCTACTTCGGCTCCGTCGGCGTCAGTGAGAATATCATTGAAGCCTCGTGGCTGGCGCTGGTCGACGCCGTCGAGTACAAGCTGCTGCACGAGATGGAAGTCGGATAA
- a CDS encoding glycosyltransferase family 2 protein encodes MMVLLIVLAGVVTLIWIVRNIAVVPLWRRIFRLTPQWQNQPLTETPRVSIVVAAKDEEHTIADCVRSILTQDYPNLEMIVVDDRSADRTREILQRLAGDDARLKVIHVETLPDGWAGKNHAMQRGIAASSGDWILMTDADCRLRCPTALTLAVAHAQQDRSDLLTLMPDLEMLTFWERLIQPICAALLMFHFPPHRANNPNTDVVAAHGAFMLIRRSAYEAIGTHEAFKASLIDDMDIARRVKSSGLRLTVTPSQGLVGVRMYSTLEQILRGWNRIFFGVFDGPAHLAAALALLVGVGLTCYVLAAAGLGAWAIWPDAGQAWYALATIAAAGSLAEAIMVCRFYSMGGWPWYYGLLYPLSCMIVASMLVRAMFMHRKGAKLLWRDTAYAPAAAPQIVTAEISRSPKPWRSSAPATRKSVSSDVSRAARK; translated from the coding sequence ATGATGGTTTTGCTGATCGTTCTGGCCGGCGTTGTCACACTGATCTGGATCGTCCGCAACATCGCCGTCGTGCCGCTATGGCGGCGGATCTTCCGCCTCACGCCGCAGTGGCAGAACCAGCCGCTGACCGAGACGCCGCGGGTCTCGATCGTGGTGGCCGCCAAGGACGAAGAGCACACCATCGCCGACTGCGTTCGCTCGATTTTGACGCAGGATTACCCCAACCTCGAAATGATCGTCGTCGACGACCGCAGCGCCGACCGCACGCGGGAGATTCTCCAGCGCCTGGCAGGCGACGACGCGCGGCTTAAGGTCATCCACGTCGAGACCCTGCCCGACGGGTGGGCCGGCAAAAACCACGCGATGCAGCGCGGTATCGCCGCATCGAGCGGCGACTGGATTCTGATGACCGACGCCGACTGCCGACTGCGATGCCCCACCGCCCTGACGCTGGCGGTGGCCCACGCCCAGCAGGACCGCAGCGACCTGCTGACCCTCATGCCAGACCTGGAGATGCTCACGTTCTGGGAGCGGCTGATCCAGCCGATCTGCGCAGCCCTGCTGATGTTCCACTTCCCCCCGCATCGGGCCAACAATCCCAACACGGACGTGGTGGCCGCCCACGGGGCGTTCATGCTCATCCGCCGCAGCGCGTATGAAGCCATCGGCACGCACGAGGCGTTCAAGGCCAGCCTCATCGACGACATGGACATCGCCCGGCGCGTCAAAAGCAGCGGCCTGCGACTGACCGTGACGCCGTCGCAGGGCCTGGTCGGCGTGCGGATGTACTCGACGCTGGAGCAGATCCTCCGCGGGTGGAACCGGATCTTCTTCGGCGTCTTTGACGGTCCGGCGCACCTGGCCGCCGCGCTGGCCCTGCTGGTGGGCGTGGGGTTGACCTGCTATGTGTTAGCCGCGGCAGGCCTGGGCGCCTGGGCCATCTGGCCCGACGCCGGCCAGGCCTGGTACGCCCTGGCGACGATCGCCGCCGCCGGTTCGCTGGCCGAAGCAATCATGGTCTGCCGCTTCTATTCCATGGGCGGCTGGCCGTGGTATTACGGGCTGCTCTATCCGCTCAGTTGCATGATCGTCGCGAGCATGCTCGTGCGGGCGATGTTCATGCACCGCAAAGGCGCCAAGCTCCTCTGGCGCGACACGGCGTACGCCCCAGCTGCCGCCCCGCAAATCGTAACGGCGGAAATATCCCGCTCGCCCAAGCCGTGGCGCAGCTCTGCTCCTGCGACGCGCAAGAGCGTGAGCAGCGACGTGTCGCGCGCCGCTCGCAAGTAG
- a CDS encoding pyridoxamine 5'-phosphate oxidase family protein translates to MNQQLFEQARELAAKTDFVIVATASDLGQPHIASAGGATFRDGGTIDIIEWFCPGTVQNLTVNKRLAAVVWDRAADVGFQLLGEVEGIEAYDVMDGYDPAAEPVPAMPQVQRRVVVRVTQVLRFAHGPHSDLTE, encoded by the coding sequence ATGAACCAGCAACTGTTCGAACAGGCGCGCGAACTGGCCGCGAAGACCGATTTCGTCATCGTCGCCACCGCCTCGGACCTGGGGCAGCCGCATATCGCCTCCGCCGGCGGCGCCACCTTCCGCGACGGCGGAACCATCGACATCATTGAATGGTTCTGTCCGGGAACGGTTCAGAACCTGACGGTGAACAAACGCCTGGCCGCCGTGGTGTGGGACCGGGCCGCCGACGTCGGGTTCCAGTTGCTCGGCGAGGTTGAAGGCATTGAGGCCTATGACGTGATGGACGGCTACGACCCTGCCGCCGAGCCCGTGCCGGCCATGCCGCAGGTGCAGCGACGCGTGGTCGTTCGGGTGACCCAGGTGCTTCGCTTCGCACACGGGCCCCACAGCGATTTGACGGAATAG
- a CDS encoding dienelactone hydrolase family protein, with amino-acid sequence MAQTTRSDPTAVSIPAAGVRLEANLILPPHALGVVAFAHGSGSSRHSPRNVYVAEQIQQSRVGTLLMDLLTPSEDVEDQRGGALRFDISLLTGRLIAAIDWLGAQVRTRDLPIGLFGASTGAAAALAAAAERPAVRAVVSRGGRPDLAGDFLPKVQAPTLLIVGGNDLTVLELNRHALHLLRSKKKLITIPAATHLFEEPGSLEQVARYAGQWFATYLRP; translated from the coding sequence ATGGCCCAGACCACCCGTTCCGACCCGACAGCCGTTTCCATACCCGCCGCGGGTGTCCGCCTTGAAGCCAACCTCATCCTTCCGCCGCACGCCCTGGGCGTGGTGGCTTTCGCCCATGGCAGCGGCAGCAGCCGCCACAGTCCGCGCAACGTCTACGTGGCCGAACAGATTCAGCAGTCGCGCGTGGGCACGCTGCTGATGGACCTCCTGACGCCCTCCGAGGACGTCGAAGACCAGCGCGGCGGCGCCCTGCGGTTTGACATCTCGCTGCTGACGGGGCGCCTGATCGCGGCCATCGACTGGCTGGGCGCCCAGGTCCGCACGCGCGACTTGCCGATCGGGCTCTTCGGCGCCAGCACCGGCGCCGCCGCGGCCTTGGCGGCGGCGGCTGAAAGACCCGCCGTGCGCGCCGTCGTCTCGCGCGGCGGCAGACCGGATCTCGCCGGTGACTTTCTGCCCAAGGTGCAGGCGCCCACGCTCCTGATCGTCGGCGGCAACGACTTGACCGTCCTCGAGCTCAACCGCCACGCCCTGCACCTGCTCCGGAGCAAAAAGAAACTCATCACCATACCCGCAGCCACGCATCTGTTCGAGGAACCCGGTTCCCTCGAACAGGTCGCACGCTACGCCGGGCAATGGTTCGCCACTTACCTCAGGCCCTGA